Below is a genomic region from Epinephelus moara isolate mb chromosome 9, YSFRI_EMoa_1.0, whole genome shotgun sequence.
aagaggcaaatcTAGCTGTAGGCCCCGTGCAGGTCAGGTGTTCACAGGGGCGTTACTTGGATTTCCCAGTGATtggaatcacttttggatggaaacatagctattgTAATCGAGTGCTCCAGGGATAGCGTATTTCAGTAGACTTACACTTAGTTAGCATCcctctggttccctcatcaaaaagccaatgggatttttccatatgattttggattgttgcagaaaataagctctatGGCAAACAAAGGTTATACTTGCattatcttcacaaatgaaagccactttttaaaagattttttggggggctttttgcctttatttgacaggacacaTATAGGATGAAAGAGCGGtataacatgcagcaaagggccttGGGTCGAATCGAACCAGCAGATGCTGTGGCAGGGATCTGTatcagcctttgtacatggaatgcctgctctaccaggtcaGTTAATAGGCACCTCAATTGACGCCACTTTTATAATTTTTAAAGCCTAATTACAGTCTCAAGGAGTAAAGAGCTAAAATTAGGCTTCAGCACAGTCAACTTAACAGCGCCCCAATAACACAGCTGTAAAACCATGTTTGGCTTGATGACGTTCTGTCGTCTCATATAGCCTCTTGATAGtaaccaccttttttaagacacataaaagcttcaaaatttagGAGAACGTGacagtctcttaagcttgtgttaaccacagaccttatttcaggcatctaactaAAAATCCATTCAAAAAAATATTGACTTTGGGAAGAAGGAACTGggaactcatttccaggttaaGGACtaattcctggggcactctatatTTTTGGAGTTACAATGTCtgaccaaaaacaaataaaaagaccATCTATGTTAAGATTGTAGGCTACCTTTTCAAGGACAAGCCATGAGTGCAGGCCTACAGCCATAAatgcacaaataaaacacaaatcaatgctcaagtcacattattttatcctgttagtaacaagatgtattttattacatttttgaaTGCACTAATGGAGTTAATCCTGCAGAGACAGTGGGGCACAATCATGAAACATTTAGTAACAAACATTTTACAGTACTTTtcttcacagtttttttttttttgctggacaTCATCTAAACATCTAAATGTCATTTTGGGGTAAACTGAGTGACTCCATCTTTGTTCGTCATTGCAGTGTTTCATGGTTTGGACTTAACGTGGCGCTAAAGTCCAGAGATGAAGCTTCCCAGCAAAACGATTTGAAGCAGATGCAGTGacacagctgacctgagggGATGACTGGCCATCCCTGTGAGGAGTTTGGCATCTTTGGACGCGGAGACGATGCGACTGAAGGTAGGGTGTATGTGTCTGAAGTTTCTCTGCAGAGGTGTCACCAGCTCGGCATCCTCCTCAGTGGAGAAGATCTGGGAGGTAAACTGAGCCAGCTGAGGGGAAAAGATAAAAACCCTGATTATTTGCAGCACACAGGAAACCtttttatatgttgtttttgaaaGAGAAAGACTGAGAAGACCTACTTGAGACCATGAGATGTAGATGGGGACTTCATACAGAGTCCATACAACCACTTGAGAACATGGAGGGGTGGTGAGGCTGCCATAATAACGGTAATACTGACTCATGTTGTGCTTTGGCAGAAGGTTCATCAGCGGGAATGGCTTGACTTTAGTGGTTTGGCCTTGAGGGAGGATGCACAGCCGTGATAAGAACAGAGTTACAAACAACACAATCAGCAGACAGGAGTGAATTTTCTCTACGAGTGTCCTCCAACCTTTGTAAGCCACAGAGGACAGCTTTTGTGATATGAGTCCAAAGTGCACATTGTCTGCGTAAACAACCTGCAAGAAAGCATAAAATCAAGATGTATTTGTACGCTACAAATGCTTGAATATACAGaacaaatttattttaactGACATCAATGAAGAATCCAAGAACGGCGAGTCCTGTTGGATCTTCCAAGGCCGCTGTCAGATTTGGATGGATGGACTTCATATTGACGATGTGCATctagaataaaatagaaagaCATTAAGGGGAGGCTGCACTGAACCAGCCTGCTGCAACAGTTGGTTGGTGACAGTGTAGAGCTGTCTACTGACCATACTGTACCTCCATCGGGTATCTGCGTCTGTCCACCGTGTGCTCCGAGCCATTCGTGGCCAGGCCTCCCCAGTGGAAGTGCAGCTGGATGGTGTGGTACACATCTGGAAGACCTCCACCACTTACTGACATGCCACTGCCAACCTGCAGAATGACTGAGAGCAACCACAAACGTGTCATCGccaacacaataacaaacatgaCAATATCTGTAGTGTATTTACCAGTGTGTCCGTCGTTTTTAAGTGTCCAGTGGCCCGTTTGGGTCACATCGAAGCCCTCCAGGTGTAAAGGTCCCAGAGACTCGTTTCTGGTCATCTGATAGTCCAGATTGATGGGAGAGTGATGTTCTTCGAGTAAAGGGTGACAGGAGGGGAACATGTCTCCCCATGCATAAGGATCTAAAGGTGGCGGGGAAACCACATGAGAACCAAATACACCAACGAAAGACAGAACGGGAGATGTGTTTATTAATCTCAAGATGATTATTGTgacaggaaagacagaaaatattgaatcctaaagttcattcttgacctcaGAAACAGTACAACATGTTGCTTAAACTCCACCAGAAGGTGTATTTTctagctgttctggagcttttgatcaaATCACATGATCTTCCTCAGATGGAGTTTTCTCAGTCGTTATCGAACAACTTTATGACTTTTAGGACTTCTCGTCCATGTTGGCTTAAAGTTTAAGACTGAAAGTTAATTCTTGATCTTGgaaactgacaaaacaatctcacaGCAATgtccatttagtagctgttcCAGAGCTTTCAGTCATGACATGCAGTGTTGCAGTCACCTAAACCCAGACCAAGACCAGAATAGATCAAGACAAAGACCGAAATCACATACTCTGTGCTACATACCCAATGTGTATACTATTGGCCAACATACTTTTGTGTACATAAACAGTAGTATGTATCTTGTCGGACGCACTAAGCTGTGATTACCACACCACTTCCTGAGAGCCTCCTTGCTGGTTTGAGACCAGTAGACACAGTAACCAGTGCCAACTCCAGCTCTACCACtaatttaaaaatatctttaaaactaTATTACGCCTAGCAAAATCTTACAACTCTTACATACACTTAAATGGAAGCGTCATTGACGTTACAGAGCTGTTGGTCACTGTCTGTTATTAATGTTGTTCTTCactgcattgcattgtgggatatttaTGCCGCTGTAGTGTCCATTGCTTGCATGCTCTAACATTTCACCCAAAATGGTGGAATTCACGTCACCAACACCATAATATATTGGTTTTATCTTAAGGTTTTGGACATAATAAAAAATCTCACCTACTGTTTTAGCCTATTAAATAGCAATATGTATCAGTATGGAAGTTCGGACACAGCCCAACACTTTATGGGGTTgagaccaagtcaagaccagACAAGTGTGAGTCCCACACTGTATGACACACTTATGATAAAATGTGGAACGTGCAAACAGTGGGCACTCCTCAGATTGTTCTGAAAGCTCCACATTTCCATAAAAACGcccacagaaaacaatgaaGCTTCCTCTTCTGTCACCTCTTTGATTACCATATATGTACTGTGTGTAACTGTAAGGGTACCATGAGACAGGTCTTGATAAGATAATCAAAAGGCATTTGATAGATTAATTTTATGTGTGGGAGTgttcctttgttttctatgagcaaacaaatacaaacaaaataatatctAAAGTCCTCTTTGACTGAAACAGAGACAAGACTGAGCAAAAATGTGGTTGATTCTGAGACCAGACCTTCAAAAAGTGAACAGCTACAGTTTCCAAGCTGAAGAGTGTGCAAACCAACTGTTGAGGAAGATTGCATAATACAATCAAAAGCTCCAGAGCAGCTCCTAAATGGACCTTGTAGTGGGTTTTGTCTTCTTTACTTTTTCTGACTTTTCTCTAATCTTTGCATTTTTCTTGTGAAGCACTCGACAGTTTCGCCTCTTGAGGCTTGCAAACAATTGTTCAAATGACACAATCTGAGAGGGTTAGAGGAGAAAGACATTGTACTGAAGAGGTTGCAAGAAGACACTGCCTCATTTTAACAGCTACAGTTTAAAACTGCTAGAAACAGAACTTTAATTGTATAAAATCATAATCTGTTTCAGCTGTATAATGTCGCCCATAGGCCAGTTAATTATGTACCAAGAAGTCACATTGATAACATATTATGAAGACCACTCACAGTTCAATAGGAGATCATAATCTTTAAATGTCTGtatgttataaaataagatcagtTACTCACCACAGTGGGGCTCATCATAACAGTAGTCGTCTGGAATATAGAAATATCAAAATGTTGGCAAGCataatttttcttcttttgtttaatCAGCTTGaatttataaattaaatgtaataaatacagTCTTTGCCATCTGAGACTGGAGCTGGACCCTCACCTGAATTAACGTAAGAAATAACAATCATGAGGAGAGCAGCAGTCCAAATCATCGTAGGATCCCACAGCCCGGTGACTCAGGACAGGTGTCGGTATGTGAGGTAGACTGCGGATCAGTGACAGACGTCGTGCTTAAATAGGAGCTGGAGGTGAAAGCtgagttttattttctcctggtCTGATCAGTGAAGCGTGTCATTACCAGTCTAGTGGTCTTTTCTGATCAACAGGCTCATTGATGCAGGACAGCTTCACCCCCTGCTccccctcctgctgctgccagcaTAGATGCCCAGTGACCATCAACAAGAGCCATTCATCTCATGGGAATGTCAGAGGATGTGTAGCGCACTGAATTAGAAGGGGATGGAATATATATGGCTGCATATAAGGAGGGTATAGAAATTTACACCTGTAACTCTCTTaatagtaaaaaaataataatgtggaGACATtcaaattttaaagaaaaaaataatcccTCCCATCACTGTgtgaaataacattttatacGCTTTTAATGTTTCCCCTTTGAGTTAATCATTATCCACCACAGTAATATTTAAGTACTGAAAGTGCATCCTCTTTATTTCAAATATTAATGTACTGCAGCTGTTAGTAAAGCCCTTTGAGTTAAGGGCGTATTATATATAGATCGATTATAATTTTATAAAACCTCAGATATGTGTGATaggtttagttttttttctaaaaaatattaagttatttatttactattataaattataatttatttacttatttcttcctttcttttcatttctttctttattttaatatatatttacattttttaaattattttaatttatatttagttaattatttacaattatatttgacttttttctttatgtatttAGAAATGcattacatattttttaattattttatatatattcatttacTACTataatttatttacttatctgtttttctctatttttgtatatttatgtagaaatatatatatacatatattttaaaaaatattttatttatatttagctAATTATTTAGTTTGATATTTTACTgcatctttttctttatttttatttatttatacatcatttatttagttagttatttatttgtctCTGTTAGGTCCTTTGTCAGGGAATTTTCTGTTCtggtaaaaatgaaaaagttatgTTACAATTTAATCACCGTCGTCTTGGCTGAACGGCGTTAAGAGCTTCATTTCTCCCGTCCAGGAATAGATGATGTGATTCTGTCACTACACGGCCCATGCGAACAAAGCCTCTTTTCTTCAGCCACAATGCTCTCCAGCAGGGTATCGCTATCTCTGCTCCGCCTGCTGCCTTATGAGTCACTGCGAGGTGCGCTATATCCGCTTTctttaaattatttgaatcttgtGATTGCTGTGGATTGGATTTATCCTACAACCTCCATCTCactgcggggggggggggggggggggggatttccCTGCGTCTCAGCCTTAATCCTCTTTGACATTTGGTCAGTGCAGACGGAGGACTTTCCTGCAGGACTCTCAGAGCGGCTAAATGTCGTGATTGATGAGGTTCAACATAGAGTTCAGTGCGATGCTGTGTTCATACCCACTGACGCATGAGTTGTCCTTCATGGTGCAATTTATTTGGCATTTGATTAGATGTACATCTACCTCAGAAAAACACAAGCCCCCCCCCACTGAAAATgaagcagttttaaatttaaaggCTATGAAAGAAAAGACAATGAAATGTAGCATTTGCTGTATTAtacataaaacatttcaaatccAATAAAATTAGTTGTCACACCACCATAGTCTAGCACAGAAACTACAGTGTAAATGCAGCTGTTGGGGTCATGGGCAGGTTTTTTCGATGCACACGGAGATGTTAAACTATATTTCTTTGAACCTACTGTACAGGACAGACTAAAAATATTTCcatcaaaagaaaaatctcTCAGCATGccaaaagataaaaacatgcaCCGCAGCTCCAGAAAGCAGGTtggaaaataaaaccaaaacaaacttgatgAAAAGGAAAAATCCAAACCAGAACACcgtctcctacacacacacacagacacacacacgcacatgcagaCGCTACTTCTTTTCCACAATTTATGAGATTTTGTTTGTTGGGTAATCCGCTGTGGATTGTCAAtgccaaaaagaaaatcaaaagaaaaatggggAAAGTAAGCttgagcacaaaaaaaaaaaaaaaaagttttaaagttaagttttaaacatacagtacattcaaACATGAGATACACAGACGTGCATTCAGACACACATTTACAGCTGGTTTTCTTGAGGCAGATCAAAAGCGGTTTTGAATGCTGGTGGTTGTGGGTCGACTCTGATCTTCAGGTTTTGTAAAATTCATCCTTGAGTAAAATCGAGCGATTGTCACCACAAAATGGGTCTTAACAAGTTCCAGATATACAAGTTTACACTTCTCTTTTATTACAATTGTTTTACTTCGATCCCACTGAGAAACAAGGACGGTAACAGACCCATCAAcaccaaacagaaaaaaaagactcacaGCTCCGTCAGTAGCTGAAAACGACCTCAATAACTGAGATAACAGATGTATCGCATGAAGAATTACACATACAAATACATCAAGAACAGAGGGGCAGCATCCAGATGTGACAAACTTCTCCCCTCCGCcgaaaaaaggaaacaaaaacccTGATTTAATCGAGGGATGAGCGTGCAAAACATTGAGCTTTGAATTACTAAACATGGTTCAGTTAGCAAATACACAACTATGCAGCGAAGACTTAATAATAAAGTAACAACAATGGGACCGTCTGCATGATTAAACCACTTCATGATTGGAACAGTTTATCTCAAATAAATTGACTCAAATTTAATAAAGGGATGTCTTCCCTAGTCTTCACACGTACACTTGAAAAGCTTCATCGCTTCCTCTTGCTGATCccacaataaaacaatcaaGATTACAGCCTGCAGTCATAAATTATCAAaataacacaataacaaactCAGATATTTATCAGTACCACAACATTCCTTGATACATAATGCCTTGTGTC
It encodes:
- the car15 gene encoding carbonic anhydrase 15 isoform X2; the encoded protein is MIWTAALLMIVISYVNSDDYCYDEPHCDPYAWGDMFPSCHPLLEEHHSPINLDYQMTRNESLGPLHLEGFDVTQTGHWTLKNDGHTVILQVGSGMSVSGGGLPDVYHTIQLHFHWGGLATNGSEHTVDRRRYPMEMHIVNMKSIHPNLTAALEDPTGLAVLGFFIDVVYADNVHFGLISQKLSSVAYKGQTTKVKPFPLMNLLPKHNMSQYYRYYGSLTTPPCSQVVVWTLYEVPIYISWSQLAQFTSQIFSTEEDAELVTPLQRNFRHIHPTFSRIVSASKDAKLLTGMASHPLRSAVSLHLLQIVLLGSFISGL
- the car15 gene encoding carbonic anhydrase 15 isoform X1 — its product is MIWTAALLMIVISYVNSDDYCYDEPHCDPYAWGDMFPSCHPLLEEHHSPINLDYQMTRNESLGPLHLEGFDVTQTGHWTLKNDGHTGKYTTDIVMFVIVLAMTRLWLLSVILQVGSGMSVSGGGLPDVYHTIQLHFHWGGLATNGSEHTVDRRRYPMEMHIVNMKSIHPNLTAALEDPTGLAVLGFFIDVVYADNVHFGLISQKLSSVAYKGQTTKVKPFPLMNLLPKHNMSQYYRYYGSLTTPPCSQVVVWTLYEVPIYISWSQLAQFTSQIFSTEEDAELVTPLQRNFRHIHPTFSRIVSASKDAKLLTGMASHPLRSAVSLHLLQIVLLGSFISGL